One genomic window of Choloepus didactylus isolate mChoDid1 chromosome 27, mChoDid1.pri, whole genome shotgun sequence includes the following:
- the KCNC3 gene encoding LOW QUALITY PROTEIN: potassium voltage-gated channel subfamily C member 3 (The sequence of the model RefSeq protein was modified relative to this genomic sequence to represent the inferred CDS: inserted 1 base in 1 codon; deleted 4 bases in 3 codons) produces MLSSVCVSSFRGRQGASKQQPAPPPQPPEFPAAAATRRRRRSPAQPGPAASTAGPSAPRGPGGPARRXPCPGLPAAAMGRHGGGGATAARIVINVGGVRHETYRSTLRTLPGTRLAGLTEPEAAARFDYDPGADEFFFDRHPGVFAYVLNYYRTGKLHCPADVCGPLFEEELGFWGIDETDVEACCWMTYRQHRDAEEALDSFEAPDPAGAATAAAAAAGAHDAGLDDEAGAGGGGLDGAGGELKRLCFQDAGGGGAGGPPGGAGGAGGTWWRRWQPRVWALFEDPYSSRAARYVAFASLFFILISITTFCLETHEGFIHISNKTVTQASPIPGAPPENITNVEVETEPFLTYVEGVCVVWFTFEFLMRITFCPDKVEFLKSSLNIIDCVAILPFYLEVGLSGLSSKAAKDVLGFLRVVRFVRILRIFKLTRHFVGLRVLGHTLRASTNEFLLLIIFLALGVLIFATMIYYAERIGADPDDILGSNHTYFKNIPIGFWWAVVTMTTLGYGDMYPKTWSGMLVGALCALAGVLTIAMPVPVIVNNFGMYYSLAMAKQKLPKKKNKHIPRPPQPGSPNYCKPDPPPPPPPHPHHGSGGISPPPPITPPSVGVTVTGAHPPGPHTHPGLLRGGAGGLGIMGLPPLPAPGEPCPLAQEEVIEINRADPRPNGDPAAAALAHEDCPAIDQPAMSPEDKSPLTPGSRGRYSRDRACFLLTDYAPSPDGSIRKATSAPPLPPQDWRKPGPPSFLPDLNANAAAWISP; encoded by the exons ATGCTGAGCTCAGTCTGCGTCTCGTCCTTCCGCGGGCGCCAGGGGGCCAGCAAGCAGCAGCCGGCGCCACCGCCGCAGCCGCCCGAGTTCCCCGCCGCCGCTGCcacccgccgccgccgccgcagcccTGCGCAGCCCGGCCCTGCCGCGTCCACGGCGGGCCCCTCGGCACCCCGCGGGCCCGGGGGGCCGGCGCGCC GCCCATGCCCCGGGCTGCCGGCGGCGGCCATGGGGCGGCACGGCGGCGGCGGT GCGACAGCGGCAAGGATCGTGATCAACGTGGGCGGCGTGCGCCATGAGACGTACCGCTCGACGCTGCGCACCCTGCCGGGGACGCGGCTGGCCGGCCTGACGGAGCCCGAGGCGGCGGCGCGCTTCGACTACGACCCGGGCGCCGACGAGTTCTTCTTCGACCGGCACCCGGGCGTCTTCGCCTACGTG CTCAACTACTACCGCACCGGCAAGCTGCACTGCCCGGCCGACGTGTGCGGGCCGCTGTTCGAGGAG GAGCTCGGCTTCTGGGGTATCGACGAGACCGACGTGGAGGCCTGCTGCTGGATGACCTACCGGCAGCACCGCGACGCCGAGGAGGCGCTCGACTCCTTCGAGGCGCCCGACCCCGCGggcgccgccaccgccgccgccgccgccgcgggcgCCCACGATGCGGGCCTGGACGATGAGGCgggcgcgggcggcggcggccTGGACGGCGCGGGCGGCGAGCTCAAGCGCCTCTGCTTCCAGGACGCGGGCGGCGGCGGAGCCGGGGGGCCGCCAGGGGGCGCGGGCGGCGCGGGCGGCACGTGGTGGCGGCGCTGGCAGCCCCGCGTGTGGGCGCTCTTCGAGGACCCCTACTCGTCGCGGGCCGCCAGG TATGTGGCCTTTGCCTCGCTCTTCTTCATCCTCATCTCCATCACCACCTTCTGCCTGGAGACCCACGAGGGCTTCATCCACATCAGCAACAAGACGGTGACGCAGGCCTCGCCAATCCCCGGGGCGCCGCCGGAGAACATCACCAACGTGGAGGTGGAGACGGAGCCCTTCCTGACCTACGTGGAGGGCGTGTGCGTGGTCTGGTTCACCTTTGAGTTCCTGATGCGCATCACCTTCTGCCCGGACAAGGTGGAGTTCCTCAAGAGCAGCCTCAACATCATCGACTGCGTGGCCATCCTGCCCTTCTACCTGGAGGTGGGCCTCTCGGGCCTGAGCTCCAAGGCCGCCAAGGACGTGCTGGGCTTCCTGCGGGTGGTGCGTTTCGTGCGCATCCTGCGCATCTTCAAGCTGACCCGGCACTTTGTGGGGCTGCGTGTGCTGGGCCACACGCTCCGGGCCAGCACCAACGAGTTCCTGCTGCTGATCATCTTCCTGGCCCTGGGCGTGCTCATCTTCGCCACCATGATCTACTACGCCGAGCGCATTGGCGCCGACCCCGATGACATCCTGGGCTCCAACCACACCTACTTCAAAAACATCCCCATCGGCTTCTGGTGGGCCGTGGTCACCATGACGACGCTGGGCTATGGAGACATGTACCCCAAGACCTGGTCGGGGATGCTGGTGGGGGCGCTATGCGCCCTGGCTGGCGTGCTCACCATCGCCATGCCGGTGCCCGTCATCGTCAACAACTTTGGCATGTACTACTCGCTGGCCATGGCCAAGCAGAAGCTGCCCAAGAAGAAGAACAAACACATCCCCCGGCCCCCGCAGCCCGGCTCGCCCAACTACTGCAAGCCTGACCCAcccccgccgcccccgccccacccccaccacggCAGTGGCGGCATCAGTCCCCCGCCACCCATCACCCCACCCTCCGTGGGGGTGACTGTGACCGGGGCCCACCCGCCGGGGCCCCACACGCACCCCGGGCTGCTCAGGGGGGGAGCAGGGGGGCTCGGGATCATGGGGCTGCCTCCTCTGCCGGCCCCCGGGGAGCCATGCCCACTGGCTCAGGAGGAGGTGATTGAGATCAACCGGGCAG ACCCCCGCCCCAATGGGGATCCAGCAGCCGCCGCGCTTGCCCACGAGGACTGCCCTGCCATCGACCAGCCCGCCATGTCCCCCGAGGACAAGAGCCCCCTCACCCCTGGCAGCCGGGGCCGCTACAGCCGGGACCGAGCCTGCTTCCTCCTCACCGACTACGCCCCTTCCCCCGACGGCTCCATCCGAAAAG ccaccagTGCTCCCCCACTGCCCCCCCAAGACTGGCGTAAGCCAGGGCCCCCCAGCTTCTTGCCCGACCTCAACGCCAACGCCGCGGCCTGGATATCCCCTTAA